Proteins encoded by one window of Brienomyrus brachyistius isolate T26 chromosome 1, BBRACH_0.4, whole genome shotgun sequence:
- the LOC125740852 gene encoding transcription factor Sp5-like, producing MAAVAILRNETLHTFLQDRTPNSSPETSTHSPLALLAATCNRIGHHQGSSTGDFLQVQYDTTIASPSRIFHPWSNEGNSQAGLSSNPTLGLSPKSQLSAHIQSSFGSHHELPLTPPADPSYPYDFSPVKMIPCSMQSLQSSCPPTYVPAVTYAAPTPISPAMPGFVPTHSGLIHQQPRQLSPHPGEDIPWWSLQQGSAVGHHSSIGSHRFPLQRSLMLGHSDFAQYQTQIAALLHTKSPLATARRCRRCRCPNCQSSSSTDEPGKKKQHICHIPGCGKVYGKTSHLKAHLRWHSGERPFVCNWLFCGKSFTRSDELQRHLRTHTGEKRFVCPDCCKRFMRSDHLAKHVKTHQNKKSKPQEKTVEYVKREDLRSI from the exons atggcagcagtagccATACTGCGGAATGAAACACTTCATACATTTCTTCAG GATCGCACTCCAAACTCTTCACCGGAGACTTCAACGCACTCTCCTCTGGCGCTTCTAGCGGCCACTTGTAACAGGATCGGCCATCACCAGGGATCAAGTACAGGTGATTTCCTACAGGTCCAATATGACACGACCATCGCCTCTCCGTCGCGAATCTTCCACCCTTGGAGTAATGAAGGGAACTCGCAAGCCGGTCTCTCCAGCAATCCGACGCTAGGACTATCCCCGAAATCTCAGCTTTCGGCGCACATCCAGTCCTCCTTCGGTTCCCACCACGAACTCCCTCTCACCCCGCCGGCGGATCCGTCCTACCCGTATGACTTCTCCCCCGTGAAAATGATTCCATGTTCAATGCAATCACTGCAATCAAGCTGCCCGCCAACGTACGTCCCTGCTGTCACATACGCGGCGCCCACTCCAATTTCCCCCGCAATGCCAGGCTTCGTCCCCACACACTCTGGCCTCATCCATCAGCAACCGAGGCAACTGTCTCCACATCCGGGAGAGGACATTCCGTGGTGGAGTCTTCAACAGGGAAGCGCAGTTGGTCATCATTCATCTATCGGTTCTCATCGGTTCCCTTTACAGAGGAGTTTGATGTTGGGGCATTCGGATTTTGCGCAATATCAGACTCAGATAGCCGCCCTTCTCCATACGAAATCTCCTCTCGCCACCGCTCGGAGATGCCGTAGGTGCAGGTGCCCGAACTGCCAGTCTTCCAGCTCCACCGATGAGCCTGGaaagaaaaagcagcacatcTGCCACATCCCCGGCTGCGGGAAAGTATACGGTAAAACGTCGCACCTGAAAGCGCACCTCAGGTGGCACTCAGGGGAGAGACCGTTCGTGTGCAACTGGCTATTCTGTGGCAAGAGCTTCACCAGGTCCGATGAGCTGCAGAGACACCTTAGGACGCATACGGGTGAGAAACGCTTCGTTTGCCCGGACTGCTGCAAAAGATTCATGAGAAGCGATCACCTGGCGAAACATGTTAAAACGCACCAAAACAAAAAGAGCAAACCGCAGGAAAAGACTGTAGAATACGTCAAAAGGGAAGATCTGAGAAGCATTTAG